From a single Scomber japonicus isolate fScoJap1 chromosome 12, fScoJap1.pri, whole genome shotgun sequence genomic region:
- the LOC128369137 gene encoding myosin-7-like, which translates to MGDAQMAVFGLAAPFLRKSDKERMEASTRPFDIKKECYVPDAVEEFVKATITSRDGDKVTVDTQHGKTVTVKDTQIMQQNPPKFDKIEDMAMLTFLHEPAVLFNLKERYAAWMIYTYSGLFCVTVNPYKWLPVYNQEVVVAYRGKKRSEAPPHIFSISDNAYQYMLADRENQSILITGESGAGKTVNTKRVIQYFASIAAGGSKKDTAAKDKGTLEDQIIQANPALEAFGNAKTIRNDNSSRFGKFIRIHFDTRGKLASADIETYLLEKSRVTFQLKAERDYHIFYQILSQKKPELLEMLLITNNPYDYAFISQGETQVTSIDDAEELMATDSAYDVLGFTQEEKNSVYKLTGAIMHHGNMKFKQKQREEQAEADGTEDADKVAYLMGLNSADLIKALCHPRVKVGNEWVTKGQSVAQVTYAVGALSKSVYEKMFLWMVVRINHSLETKQPRQYFIGVLDIAGFEIFDFNTFEQLCINFTNEKLQQFFNHHMFVLEQEEYKKEGIEWTFIDFGMDLQACIDLIEKPMGIMSILEEECMFPKASDTTFKAKLYDNHLGKSNNFQKPRIVKGKPEAHFALVHYAGTVDYNINNWLVKNKDPLNETVVGLYQKSSLKLLATLFANYAGAESAMTEGTEGKKEKKRKGSSFQTVSALHRENLNKLMTNLRSTHPHFVRCIIPNESKTPGAMENPLVMHQLRCNGVLEGIRICRKGFPNRILYGDFKQRYRILNPAAIPEGQFIDSKKGAEKLLGSLDIDHNQYKFGHTKVFFKAGLLGLLEEMRDERLSKIITGIQARSRGLLSRIEFQKIVERRDALLVIQWNVRSFMGVKNWPWMKLFFKIKPLLRSAEAEKEMANMKEEFLKLKEAYAKSEARRKELEEKMVSILQEKNDLQLQVQTEQDNLCDAEERCEGLIKNKIQLEAKVKEMTERMEDEEEMNAELTAKKRKLEDECSELKKDIDDLELTLAKVEKEKHATENKVKNMTEEMSALEEIIAKLTKEKKALQEAHQQTLDDLQSEEDKVNSLTKAKTKLEQQVDDLEGSLEQEKKVRMDLERAKRKLEGDLKLAQETIMDLENDKQQMEEHLKKKDFEISQLNGKIEDEQAIILQLQKKLKELQARVEELEEELEAERAARAKVEKQRADLSRELEEISERLEEAGGATSAQIEMNKKREAEFQKLRRDLEEATLQHEATAATLRKKQADSVADLGEQIDNLQRVKQKLEKEKSELRLELDDVVSNMEHIVKTKTNLEKNCRTMEDQMNEYRTKYEESQRSLNDFTTQKAKLQVENDELIRQLEEKESLVSQLTRGKNTYNQQLEDLKRQLEEEVKAKNALAHAVQSSRHDCDLLREQYEEEQEAKAELQRSMSKANSEVAQWRTKYETDAIQRTEELEEAKKKLAQRLQDAEEAVEAVNAKCSSLEKTKHRLQNEIEDLMVDVERSNAAAAALDKKQRNFDKVLSEWKQKYEESQAELESSQKESRSLSTELFKLKNSYEESLDNLETMKRENKNLQEEISDLTEQISERGKIFYELEKVRKQLEQEKTEIQSALEEAEASLEHEEGKILRAQLEFNQVKADIERKLAEKDEEMEQCKRNQQRTIDTLQSSLEAECRSRNEALRLKKKMEGDLNEMEIQLSQANRQASEAQKQLKSIHAHLKDCQIQLDESVRANDDLKENIAIVERRNNLLQAELEELRGALEQTERSRKLAEQELLDVSERVQLLHSQNTSLLNQKKKLEGDTSQLQTEVEDALQECRNAEDKAKKAITDAAMMAEELKKEQDTSAHLERMKKNMEQTIKDLQHRLDEAEQIAMKGGKKQVQKLETRVKELENEVEMEQKKSSEAVKGIRKYERRIKELTYQTEEDRKNIARLQDLVDKLQLKVKSYKRSAEEAEEQANSHLGKFRKLQHELDEAEERADIAESQVNKMRAKSRDAGSKKGFDEE; encoded by the exons GCTGCCCCATTCCTGCGGAAGTCGGATAAAGAACGTATGGAGGCCTCCACACGTCCCTTTGACATAAAGAAAGAGTGTTATGTCCCCGATGCTGTGGAAGAGTTTGTGAAGGCAACCATCACCAGCCGAGACGGAGACAAGGTTACTGTGGACACGCAGCACGGGAAG ACGGTCACTGTCAAAGACACCCAGATCATGCAACAGAACCCTCCAAAGTTTGACAAGATCGAGGACATGGCCATGTTGACCTTCCTCCATGAGCCAGCTGTGCTGTTTAATCTCAAAGAGCGTTATGCAGCATGGATGATCTAT ACCTACTCTGGGCTTTTCTGTGTGACTGTTAACCCCTACAAGTGGCTGCCAGTCTACAACCAAGAGGTGGTTGTTGcctacagaggaaagaagaggagtgAAGCTCCTCCTcacatcttctccatctctgacaaTGCCTACCAATACATGTTGGCAG ACCGTGAAAATCAGTCAATTCTGATCAC TGGAGAATCTGGTGCAGGAAAGACTGTCAACACAAAGAGAGTCATCCAGTACTTTGCAAGTATTGCAGCTGGAGGCTCTAAGAAAGATACTGCTGCCAAAGACAAG GGCACCCTGGAGGATCAAATCATCCAGGCTAACCCTGCTCTGGAAGCTTTTGGTAATGCCAAGACCATCAGGAACGACAACTCCTCCAGATTT GGTAAATTTATCCGAATTCATTTTGACACGAGGGGAAAGTTAGCCTCTGCTGATATTGAAACAT ATCTTCTGGAGAAGTCTCGTGTGACTTTCCAGCTCAAGGCTGAGAGAGATTACCACATTTTCTACCAGATTCTGTCTCAGAAGAAGCCTGAACTCCTTG AGATGCTGCTGATCACAAATAATCCCTATGATTACGCCTTCATCTCTCAGGGGGAAACCCAAGTGACCTCCATTGATGATGCAGAAGAACTGATGGCTACAGAT agtgcCTATGATGTATTGGGCTTTACCCAAGAGGAAAAGAACTCTGTGTACAAGTTGACTGGTGCCATCATGCACCATGGCAAtatgaaattcaagcagaaacAGCGAGAGGAGCAGGCAGAGGCTGATGGCACTGAAG atGCTGACAAAGTAGCTTATCTGATGGGCCTGAACTCCGCTGACCTCATCAAAGCTCTCTGTCATCCAAGAGTCAAAGTAGGAAATGAGTGGGTCACTAAGGGACAAAGTGTTGCCCAG GTGACCTATGCTGTTGGAGCTCTATCCAAGTCTGTTTATGAAAAGATGTTCCTGTGGATGGTGGTGAGAATCAACCACTCACTGGAGACCAAGCAACCTCGGCAGTACTTCATTGGTGTACTGGACATCGCTGGATTTGAGATCTTTGAT TTCAACACCTTTGAGCAGCTGTGCATCAACTTCACCAATGAAAAACTGCAACAGTTTTTCAACCATCACATGTTTGTGCTGGAGCAGGAAGAGTACAAGAAAGAGGGCATTGAATGGACTTTCATTGATTTTGGTATGGACTTGCAGGCCTGTATTGACCTGATTGAAAAG cCCATGGGTATTATGTCAATCCTTGAAGAGGAGTGCATGTTCCCCAAAGCCAGTGATACCACCTTTAAAGCTAAACTCTATGACAACCACCTGGGAAAATCCAACAACTTCCAGAAGCCTAGAATTGTGAAAGGGAAACCAGAAGCTCATTTTGCCCTGGTCCACTACGCTGGAACTGTTGACTATAATATCAACAACTGGCTGGTGAAGAACAAGGATCCTCTGAATGAGACTGTTGTTGGACTGTACCAGAAATCTAGTCTTAAGCTTCTTGCAACACTCTTTGCAAATTATGCTGGAGCTGAATCAG caatGACAGAAGGCACTGAAggcaaaaaagagaagaagaggaagggatcATCTTTTCAAACTGTGTCTGCTCTTCATAGG GAGAACCTGAACAAGCTGATGACCAACTTGAGGTCTACTCACCCCCACTTTGTACGCTGCATCATCCCCAATGAGTCCAAAACTCCTGGGGCCATGGAGAACCCTCTGGTCATGCACCAGCTGCGCTGTAACGGTGTGCTGGAGGGCATCAGGATTTGCAGAAAGGGCTTCCCCAACAGGATCCTCTATGGAGATTTCAAACAGAG ATATCGCATCCTGAATCCTGCTGCCATCCCTGAGGGTCAGTTCATTGACAGCAAAAAGGGAGCAGAGAAACTCCTTGGGTCTTTGGATATTGATCACAATCAATACAAGTTTGGACATACCAAG GTGTTCTTCAAAGCTGGATTGCTGGGTCTGCTtgaggagatgagagatgagCGTCTCTCTAAAATCATCACTGGAATTCAAGCCAGATCCCGTGGTCTCCTGTCTCGTATTGAGTTTCAGAAGATCGTGGAACGCAG agATGCATTATTAGTGATCCAGTGGAATGTCCGTTCATTCATGGGAGTCAAGAATTGGCCCTGGATGAAGTTGTTCTTCAAGATCAAACCCCTGCTGAGATCTGCTGAAGCAGAAAAGGAGATGGCCAACATGAAGGAAGAATTCCTGAAGTTGAAAGAAGCTTATGCAAAGTCTGAAGCTCGTAGGAAGGAACTAGAGGAGAAAATGGTCTCTATTCTCCAAGAGAAGAATGACCTGCAGCTTCAAGTTCAAACG GAGCAAGACAATCTCTGTGATGCAGAGGAAAGATGTGAGGGGCTgatcaaaaacaaaatccaaCTGGAGGCAAAAGTCAAAGAGATGACAGAAAGAatggaagatgaggaggagatgaaTGCTGAACTGACTGCTAAGAAGAGGAAGCTGGAAGATGAATGCTCTGAGTTAAAGAAAGACATTGATGACTTAGAGTTAACTCTGGCtaaagtggagaaggagaagcaTGCCACTGAGAACAAG GTAAAAAACATGACTGAAGAGATGTCTGCTCTGGAGGAAATCATTGCCAAGCTGACCAAGGAAAAGAAAGCCTTACAGGAAGCTCATCAGCAAACGCTGGATGACTTGCAGAGTGAAGAAGACAAAGTCAACTCTCTGACTAAGGCCAAGACTAAGCTGGAGCAGCAAGTGGATGAT CTTGAAGGATCTCTTGAACAAGAGAAGAAAGTTCGAATGGACCTTGAAAGAGCCAAGAGAAAGCTGGAGGGAGACTTAAAGTTGGCCCAGGAGACTATAATGGATCTAGAAAATGACAAACAACAGATGGAGGAGCACCTGAAAAA GAAGGACTTTGAGATCAGCCAGCTGAACGGCAAAATTGAAGATGAGCAAGCCATAATACTTCAACTTCAGAAGAAGCTGAAAGAGCTGCAG GCTCGTGTagaggagctggaggaagagCTTGAAGCAGAGCGAGCTGCCCGAGCCAAGGTGGAAAAGCAGAGAGCTGACTTGTCcagagagctggaggagatCAGCGAGAGGCTGGAGGAGGCTGGTGGAGCAACCTCTGCTCAGATTGAGATGAACAAGAAGAGGGAGGCTGAGTTCCAGAAACTCCGCAGAGACCTTGAAGAGGCCACTCTGCAGCATGAAGCCACTGCTGCTACCCTGAGGAAGAAACAAGCTGACAGTGTTGCTGATCTCGGGGAGCAGATTGACAACCTGCAGAGAGTCAAGCAGAaactggagaaggagaagagtgAGCTCAGACTGGAACTGGATGATGTCGTTTCCAATATGGAACATATTGTGAAGACAAAG acTAACTTGGAGAAGAACTGCAGAACTATGGAGGaccaaatgaatgaatacaggACTAAATATGAAGAATCTCAAAGATCCCTTAATGACTTCACCACTCAGAAAGCCAAGCTTCAAGTTGAGAATG ATGAGCTTATAAGACAGCTAGAGGAGAAAGAATCTCTTGTTTCACAGCTGACTAGAGGAAAGAATACATACAATCAACAACTTGAAGATTTGAAAAGACAACtagaggaggaagtaaag GCCAAGAATGCATTAGCACATGCAGTACAGTCCTCTCGTCATGACTGTGACCTGCTCAGGGAGCAatatgaggaggagcaggaggctAAGGCTGAACTGCAGCGCAGCATGTCCAAGGCCAACTCTGAGGTGGCTCAGTGGAGAACTAAGTATGAAACTGATGCCATCCAGAGGACTGAAGAGCTGGAGGAGGCCAA AAAGAAGCTGGCTCAGCGTCTGCAGGATGCTGAGGAGGCGGTTGAAGCAGTGAATGCTAAATGTTCTTCTCTGGAGAAGACCAAACACAGACTGCAGAATGAGATTGAAGATCTCATGGTGGATGTAGAGAGgtctaatgctgctgctgctgctctggaCAAGAAGCAAAGAAACTTTGACAAG GTCCTGTCTGAGTGGAAGCAGAAATATGAAGAGTCTCAAGCAGAGCTGGAGAGCTCTCAAAAGGAGTCCAGGTCTCTGAGCACTGAGCTTTTTAAACTGAAGAACTCATATGAAGAGTCTCTGGATAATCTGGAGAccatgaagagagagaacaagaatTTACAGG AGGAGATTTCTGACCTCACTGAGCAAATTAGTGAAAGAGGAAAAATCTTTTATGAGTTGGAGAAGGTTCGTAAGCAGCTGGAACAGGAGAAGACTGAGATCCAGTCTGCTCTTGAGGAAGCAGAG GCCTCCTTGGAGCATGAAGAGGGTAAAATTCTGAGAGCCCAGCTTGAGTTCAATCAAGTTAAAGCTGATATTGAACGCAAACTCGCTGAGAAAGATGAGGAGATGGAGCAGTGCAAGAGGAACCAGCAGAGGACTATCGACACCCTGCAGAGCTCTCTTGAAGCTGAGTGTCGTAGCAGAAATGAGGCGCTGCGTCtcaagaagaagatggagggagacCTCAATGAGATGGAGATCCAGCTGAGCCAGGCCAATAGGCAGGCATCTGAGGCCCAGAAACAACTTAAATCCATTCATGCACATTTGAAG GATTGCCAAATTCAGCTGGATGAGTCTGTTCGGGCCAATGATGACCTTAAAGAGAACATTGCAATTGTTGAGAGACGCAACAATTTACTTCAGGCTGAACTGGAGGAATTGAGGGGTGCTCTCGAACAAACTGAAAGAAGCCGCAAGCTTGCTGAACAAGAGCTGCTGGATGTCAGTGAGAGGGTGCAGCTACTGCACTCACAG AACACTAGTCTGttaaaccagaagaagaagctggaggGTGATACATCCCAGCTTCAGACAGAAGTGGAAGATGCACTGCAGGAGTGCAGAAATGCTGAAGACAAGGCCAAGAAGGCCATTACTGATGCTGCCATGATGGCAGAGGAACTGAAGAAGGAACAAGACACCAGTGCTCACCTTGAGCGTATGAAGAAGAACATGGAGCAAACCATCAAAGACCTGCAGCACCGTCTGGATGAAGCTGAACAGATCGCCATGAAGGGAGGCAAGAAGCAAGTGCAGAAGCTTGAGACAAGG GTGAAGGAGCTGGAAAATGAGGTGGAAATGGAGCAGAAGAAAAGCAGTGAAGCTGTGAAGGGCATCCGGAAATATGAGCGCCGCATCAAGGAACTCACCTATCAG actGAGGAGGACCGCAAAAATATTGCTCGACTCCAGGACCTGGTTGACAAGCTGCAGCTGAAAGTTAAATCCTACAAGAGGTCTGCTGAGGAGGCT gaagaacaggCCAATTCTCACTTGGGAAAATTCCGCAAGCTGCAGCATGAGCTGGATGAGGCCGAAGAGAGAGCTGATATTGCCGAGTCTCAGGTCAACAAGATGCGTGCCAAGAGCCGTGATGCTGGCTCCAAG AAAGGGTTTGATGAAGAGTGA